A section of the Citrus sinensis cultivar Valencia sweet orange chromosome 8, DVS_A1.0, whole genome shotgun sequence genome encodes:
- the LOC127899365 gene encoding uncharacterized protein LOC127899365: MDTDELIRKCKAITIREEDKSRVTLEASMKAKKEKALANCLVGKVLLTRVVNKEGMKIALQQVWRTFKEVEIESLGNNIFMFKFAEEADKKRVLTGGPWHFDRALIVLTEPRGIGEVIKQSFTHISFWIQIRNVPLACMEKEFLHELGGKIGLVEEVETDENGDCIGEFARIGVSINITQPLEKILFLKQERETDIPMPVVYERLPDFCFWYGIIGH, translated from the coding sequence ATGGATACGGATGAATTAATTCGCAAATGCAAAGCTATAACCATACGCGAGGAAGATAAATCTAGGGTGACACTGGAAGCAAGTATGAAAgcgaaaaaggaaaaagcattGGCAAACTGCTTAGTGGGCAAAGTTCTTCTTACGAGAGTAGTCAACAAAGAAGGAATGAAGATAGCTTTACAGCAAGTTTGGAGAACCTTTAAAGAGGTGGAAATCGAGAGTTTAGGAAACAATATATTCATGTTCAAATTTGCAGAGGAAGCGGATAAGAAAAGAGTCTTAACAGGGGGCCCTTGGCACTTTGATAGGGCATTGATTGTTCTTACTGAACCAAGGGGAATTGGGGAGGTCATAAAACAATCATTTACACATATATCCTTTTGGATTCAGATTCGAAATGTCCCGCTTGCATGTATGGAAAAAGAGTTTCTCCACGAGCTGGGAGGAAAGATTGGGCTAGTGGAGGAGGTTGAAACAGATGAAAATGGGGACTGCATTGGGGAATTTGCAAGAATCGGAGTTTCTATTAACATAACACAGCCATTGGAGAAAATCTTATTCCTCAAACAAGAAAGAGAAACAGACATCCCAATGCCAGTGGTCTATGAACGTCTGCCCGACTTCTGCTTTTGGTACGGAATAATTGGGCACTAA